The genomic region GATGCGCCTGTTGGCGTCGGGCATGCCCATGACTGGCAACCACTTAGCTTGCGTCTCGTGAGTGCACTCACTGAGCTAATCCGCGGGGTTAAATAATGGGAGACGCTTGGATCGTTCTGTTGTGGCTAATGATTCCTTGTACAGTAGCGTTGGCGCATGGCGCCGGTAGAGCCGTACACGACGTGGCGGGAAGCGACCAAAGTCAGCTGACAAGTTGCTACCGCTGCAGTGCAGTCTGTGCATGCACGAGCTCTGATTCCTGTAGAGAAGCTCGTAAAAACGGGATACTGTGGCAGGTGCCTGTCGGCTGCCTGCAGCTGTTGGTTAAAGGATCTTTTACTACATATACATGCTCGGTACGACTAGGACATCTTTGTCCTCTCATTGGTTGTATTATTATTGGAACGTACTAGCAGTAGCAGGTGACAAAACGGCTGTGTGGCCCCTcgcgggagattagcatgtaacaAACTAACAACCGGTTGGTGAACCATGTCTCTGATCGGATCGGATGGACGGCATTGTCAGCAGCGGATGGGGAGTCGCCGTACGTCCTGTTCAATTCAATTCGTAACCGACATGCAGACTGCAGCAGCGGAGGCAGACAGGTCGTTTTCTCGTCGCTCCAGAGGTGGGAAGAAGATCGAGCAGCACCGAGCCACCGACAGAACCATGCTAATCGTTTTGGTTGGTTCAGCAAGCGTAATTCGCTTCAGTAATCCAAGTACTACGTACGTGTGCTAAGTGCATGCAGCAAGCAGCATCTATCTCCGATAGTGCGTTTGGTGCCCCCCACCCCAACTCTGCATGCATCATATATATCTGGGGTGGTTAAGCTAGCTGTATGCGTCCTAAAAAGTACCTAACAACTCTACCATCGTCGGGCATGGCGTGTCTGTTTGTTGTTTTGCATTCAAGAGCCGCTCTACAAAGTCTCTCGCTGAAACGCCCCTTTCTACCTTTTTTTTTTTTGCCCTACGAAGGGACTGTCCATTCCATTGTCACCTAGAGAGCGTGTCCAGCGACCAGCATCAGCTGGTCTTTCTCCAGGCGGATGTCGCAGGATCTATCGACGAATCCAAGGGTCCAACGCTTTTTTCACGCACATCAGTGTGTCATCAGTGTGGCAGGTTCTCTGCCCTTTCATTTCATTTAGTTATTATTACTGATATTCATGTTGGAAGTCCGTCACGACCTTTTCCTTGAGATCAAAATCTTTATTCGGGTTTTATTGGCTGCCAAACTATATATCTAATTGTTTTTTCCccgtatttttgtagagtttccaTAGTCTTTTTGGGGGATCAAAACCCCCCATTTTTTGAATTATTAGATCAAGTTTTTTTTCTTCACGAAAATGTTATTGCTCCAAGATTTTTAACGACTCGTTTCGGGCTAAATACCGGTGCGTTCAAGGAGGGAAAAAAACGCGGAGTGTTTTTTTAGCAGCAGAGACGACGAGCTAAAAGCAATGCCCGTTTGTAGCAAGTAGCAACTGGCGAGCAAGGTCGCGTACGGGCCACCTAATTAGGCCTCAAGGCCCAAGATATGGCCCATCTACTATAGATCATCAGCCTTTTTTTGCCAGCCCAATAGCAACTAAAAGCTCCCTCGGACGATACATGCAGCATGCCTGACCGTGGACATCGATGACGTCGAGAGACTCCCGCCGATGCATGGCACGACGACGACGAAGTGTGCTTCTGCTTTTTCTTCAGAAAACAGCTCGTATGTAGCTCATGAGGTTAAAATCAAGGGCCTGCAGGTTCCTGGGCAAATTTGGCTTTGCGACCAAAGCGCAAAGCTTAGAGAGGCGCTTTCGTTTGGACTGGCAGGAAAAGGAGGACATGCATGGGCCGGTCTTTCCAACCGAAAAGACTCGCGCTTTTGATTCCGCGCGCGCGCATCAAAAGCTACAGATTAGGGCTTCTGCCGTATGGTATGGACGATAAAGACCGTGCATGAACACCCAAAGCACGCGCTTTACCGAGATAAAGCAAAGCAAAGGCGAGAATCTTGTTTCGGGTAGTTTTTTTTTTGGTGAACTTTTATGTCACAGAGACGCATGTGGCGACGATGGGAAAAAGATTAGGAAGGTGCAGCTGGTGCTGCTTTGTTCAGATTCTTAGTAACCAAGTCATATGCCTGCCTCTTGCTCTTATAGGTTGACTCCGATCCTGGAGCTTTTACCTCTTACCGTTCTGCTAGTGCTAGCTAAAACATACTGAACTGTCTGCACTGCAGGTTGCAGGAGAAATATTTGATGAAGCTCTGTTCTTGCATTCACTTGGAAAGTTTCTTTCTTTAATTTGTAAAACCTGTCTACTAGCATGACTTTGCAGACAACCAACGAAGGCACGGCGCATGACGGAAAATCATGGTGTCTGTCCACCGCGCACGCACCCAAGCACTGAGACTGAGCTACTGACTCCCACAGTCTCCCCCACATGTGCTATATATATACGAGGGCCAGGTCTACTGGATGCCTGATACCGATAGCTAGTACGTGATAGCTCCTTCAGTAACCACCGAACCATCCACGAGCCACCGCCGCTGGCCTCGCGCAACATGCTGCCGCCTCACGTCGAGATGCCGACCACCAGGGCGGCGGGCATCAAGCTGTTCGGCAAGGTCATCACCACGCattatcagcagcagcagcagccgccgcAGCCCGTGCGCCACGCGGGcgccgcgccggcgtcgtcggggCGCGGGAGCGGCGGCGGCCCCGGCCCCGActtgctggaggaggtggcgcgggcgcgcgcggcggcggccgagGCGCGGCTGCCGTGCCCGCGCTGCTTGAGCCGGGACACCAAGTTCTGCTACTTCAACAACTACAACGTGAACCAGCCGCGCCACTTCTGCCGGGCCTGCCACCGCTACTGGACGGCCGGCGGCGCCATCCGCAACGTGCCGGTCGGCTCCGGCCGCCGCAAGAACCGCCCGGTGCtgctcccgccgccgccgccgccgccgcacgcTGCCACCGCCACTACTACCGGCAGTAGTGCTACTATCAGCGCCGACGATAGTAACGACCGCCGCCGCTCGGCCTCGGGGTCTCCTCCTCCGGTGTTTACCTCTGCGTTCACCGCGCCCTACTACCTCGGCTCGCCCGCCCAGTTCGCCACGTCGTCGCCGGCTTACGCCGCTGGCGCTGCCGGCCCGCCGGGGACGGCGGGGCAGTGCTTGTGGCTGGTGGCGGCGACCACGACCACGGATCGTTCTGCTGCAACGGAGACCGCGCTTTTCTGATATGACGTGAATGAAAAAAAATAAGAAAATGAAATGATGTGATTTCGCTTGGTTGCTTGCTCCTCGCGCTCCGAGCATTTTCACGGATCCGGCCAGCCGGCGGTTTGGGTTTGACCTGCTGGTAACAATTTCGAGTGTGCATGTTCgggctttttatttatttttaggtGTAGTTGTGTAATCGTCCAGGTGTCTGTTTCTAACCTTTTTCTTTTGACTTAGCATCGAACTTTTGTAAGCATCAAACTTTTGCAACCTTTTCTTTTGACTTGGCAGCAAACTTTTTGTGAAGGTTGTGTAAGTCCTTTTGGGGAGCTTTTGTAAGCTTGGGATGTAATTTAACTTGACTAGAAACATGTCTCTATGCGTTTCAGTGGGAGTGAGGGGGTGCTGCTGTGCTGGGAGCTATTAAATTTTGACGTCGTTGATGATGAAGAACGCGGCGAGCCAGCGAGAGTGTCTTTCAGACACCGACAAGCGTGCGTTGCTTTTGTTAAGGTTGTTCAATTATAAACTCCCTTTTTTGCACCAAACTTTTCCGGATAGTTTTTCAATAATGGCCGCACTGGTGCATCTTATTATTGGCTTTCCCCTCCCAATGATAGGGTAATAATAATTTATATGAAACCAATTACACTGCCCCGTCATCAAGGGAGCTAGGCGGCGACCAACGGAATGAGGCTGGCCGATACGGAGGCGCGAGATTCCTTGAACGGAATGAAACATGCGTTTTGAGGTTTGGCTTCACAGTAACGACTGTGAGTGATTGACATGTGGACCAGGATGTTATTAAATCTCTAAAGACATGCGAATTTAGTTGCCTGGCCAGGATTTTGAACGGGCTGCCGAGGGGAAAACTACACAGGGCACTCCCATGTTATTGGGCTGCAGCCCTCCCAGCCCGGTGCCAGATCCGCTCCTGGATCCTACCATAGTCAGACCATCAACAATACTAATCTTCATTCAGTTTTGTGAAAAAACATCGGTCATAATCGTACGTTTGGGCCTGCTAGTGGCTTCTCTCATGTAGTTAAACTACACAGGATTTTTTTCCAGGCCTATATTGTTTTATATATGGGCTGAAACAGATTGGAAACAAACCAATTGCGAGCCCACTCCAAACCACTTCGAACCAATCCTTTTTCATTTCTACATTGAAAAATATTCAAAAgtctaaaacaatacatcaaacccAAAATACTATAAAAAAAATAATGTATGTCATccctgttaagtaaccctagttagggttatgtgggcaaatacctgctttgcccctgaggggtctcacatcttatataaggaacctgtacaccccctcataagacagagaagagaaagaggccaatggcccaaccctatatcatgtGTCTTGTGTGTTCCTTTGTCGTGCttctgggaagggagacgggtcctCTACAACTTCTCGTGcccctactgctgacgggagggaagggagcggatctggtgatccgtggtgacgtagttctcaacacgttatcagcacgctctacctcgatcTTGCCGCGGGATCAGATCTACATCAACTCTTCGTCAAGCCGGCAGGTCctccggcctagccgaactgtcctacgcgacagactTCGATTCCCCTCTACGCAATCGAGCGGTATGTTTCTAAGTAGATTGGATATTATCCTCGATCTCGACCAGCGCGGCGTTCAACGTCTTGACGTCTTGAACGTTGTCTACGTCCGTGCGTCGGAGGTCCACTAGGGGTCGTCGCGCTGATCGTGTATTCTTGCGCTTCCACAAGAATGATGTTCTACTGGGTTCCAACTATACACGCAGGACGGTAGGACCAAATTAAATTAACAAACCAAACGAGCCCATCATATGCCCACGTCAAGCTAGCTGTAGCTAGCGGGTGGCGCAAGAAAGGTGAGAAAGGACTGGGTCACACCTTTTTTTTCGCGTCCCTGGAGCGGTTGCATGCACGGCCGAGCCAATTGCATGCATGCGTGCGAGGTGGagttttttttaagaaaaaaaaGTCTCATGTGTTGCATGCATGCGTGGGAGGTGTAGGTAGTTAAAAAAAAACTCCCATATGCTCTCTGGTCTCTGCCGAACTCTTTCTTTTGTTGTTAAGAATTTGTGGCTAAACATTGGCACAATTGTCTTGTTAAAGTTTTATGAGTTTCTTACAATATAAAGTATTGTACTACCTATATATAAATTCCTATTGAATTAATCAACTTTAACAAAATTTTAATTTATATACATGCTCCATattatttattctatttatttCATGTTGCAAATAACAAGTAGAATAAAGCATGTTTTATGTTACaattttattttaattaattatttcctgCAGCAAATAATTAGTAAAAAATACATGTTTAAATATGGAAAATGCTTTTTACACCTGATGTGTTATGCTCATGCAATAATTTTGGTGTCTATTTTTCTGCTTTTATTTCTCGT from Zea mays cultivar B73 chromosome 6, Zm-B73-REFERENCE-NAM-5.0, whole genome shotgun sequence harbors:
- the LOC100275252 gene encoding uncharacterized protein LOC100275252 — translated: MLPPHVEMPTTRAAGIKLFGKVITTHYQQQQQPPQPVRHAGAAPASSGRGSGGGPGPDLLEEVARARAAAAEARLPCPRCLSRDTKFCYFNNYNVNQPRHFCRACHRYWTAGGAIRNVPVGSGRRKNRPVLLPPPPPPPHAATATTTGSSATISADDSNDRRRSASGSPPPVFTSAFTAPYYLGSPAQFATSSPAYAAGAAGPPGTAGQCLWLVAATTTTDRSAATETALF